The following proteins are encoded in a genomic region of Kosakonia oryzae:
- a CDS encoding YfeC-like transcriptional regulator: protein MMKLANKMTTEELADFLGVARQTVNRWIREQGWQTEALPGIKGGRARLIHITKEVRSFVMKTPSMRQRHSPYSIAEPTPSYTSENSSLREIVKVLQNMTPEEQKLLAVLLAREGICGFLQRLGITQTIDE, encoded by the coding sequence ATGATGAAACTCGCTAACAAAATGACGACTGAAGAGCTAGCCGATTTTCTTGGTGTTGCCAGACAAACCGTTAATCGCTGGATCCGTGAACAAGGTTGGCAAACGGAAGCGCTACCCGGTATCAAAGGTGGTCGCGCAAGGCTGATTCACATCACCAAAGAAGTGCGGAGCTTCGTGATGAAAACGCCCTCCATGCGCCAGCGTCATTCTCCTTACTCCATCGCCGAACCAACACCATCTTATACGAGTGAAAACAGTTCGCTGCGGGAGATCGTCAAAGTCTTACAGAACATGACGCCCGAAGAACAGAAGCTGCTGGCGGTGTTACTGGCCCGAGAAGGAATCTGCGGGTTTTTGCAGCGTCTCGGCATAACGCAGACGATCGATGAGTAA
- a CDS encoding YfeC-like transcriptional regulator produces the protein MLKERMTPEELASLTGYSRQTINKWVRREGWITSPKPGVQGGKARLVHVNEQVRAFIRSAQRSEEPAPAMRTIGNNSLEALLISLAKEMTDAEQKQLISLLLRDGITGLLQRLGIRDQK, from the coding sequence ATGCTCAAGGAACGAATGACACCAGAAGAGTTAGCCAGTCTTACCGGATACAGTCGGCAAACCATCAATAAATGGGTACGCAGAGAGGGCTGGATCACCTCGCCAAAACCCGGCGTGCAAGGGGGAAAAGCCCGGCTGGTGCATGTAAATGAGCAAGTCCGCGCTTTTATTCGCAGCGCGCAGCGTAGCGAAGAGCCAGCCCCTGCGATGCGCACGATCGGTAACAACTCACTTGAAGCTTTGCTTATTTCGTTGGCGAAAGAGATGACCGACGCCGAGCAAAAGCAGCTCATCTCTCTACTCTTACGTGACGGCATAACCGGGTTATTGCAACGTCTTGGCATCCGCGATCAGAAATAA
- a CDS encoding EAL domain-containing protein, whose amino-acid sequence MIYSKNSCIRKFLLALILCLVALTVSRFISPRAVVDASSLYLAWLPLSVVLAIILLFGRHGIIPILISFGMVNEISLHLPVTEATVLLFCQLIPVFVICAIVRWRLGARWRHGIPNKDMAVRTVWMGFVAPISIKASMYIAGVWFNYPINLSNFFGSGTIIFSIIDIQSLICAALIFTMIIYYPLRMIINPQFARAFWYRSIRPFLSAKNRLFMFSWLSILITIVIVLCAPFKADYIAGYLVPVIFIIFTLGISRLSYSFITLSWSVSAFLLLAYNNNFLQGVSSDYSLAFVMSVLISFTICLLYMTQVYHRSEWLKRRWQLQAMSDPLTGLANLRALEKQLEQQPNDVVCCLHMKNMEFLSKHFGMMMRVYVKRSVARRLQPLLQEGERFFQLPGGELLLLLRGPETAGRLQHMVDYLNSGRIFWNNVGLDIEFGASWGKLHACGEDLHQTLGQLSWLAEEASVQHQVLALTNSLQTVTDQTTDRILLLNKIKRALDENGIQLYGQPIVDAHGQGYQEILTRLFSDGEIMTPDQFIPVIAQFNLGTRFDMLVIERLLQWMQRHPQTGPYARFSVNLMPMTLMQKAFAPQFLALFERYAIAPQTVIIEITEEQAFSNSEVSILNIQQLRQAGFKIAIDDFGTGYANFERLKRLQADIIKIDGCFVRDILQDRQDVMIVKAICELAKAKSLTVVAEYVENEAQRELLLEAGVDYLQGYLFGKPQPLAENE is encoded by the coding sequence ATGATATATAGCAAAAATAGTTGTATAAGAAAATTCCTGCTTGCGTTAATTTTATGCCTGGTTGCGCTCACTGTTTCCCGATTTATTTCTCCGCGTGCAGTTGTTGATGCGTCGAGCCTATATCTGGCATGGCTACCGTTAAGCGTAGTGCTGGCGATCATTCTCTTATTCGGCCGACATGGAATAATTCCAATACTTATCAGTTTCGGGATGGTAAATGAGATTTCTTTACACCTTCCTGTTACTGAAGCGACGGTATTGTTATTCTGTCAGCTCATTCCTGTATTTGTTATCTGCGCTATTGTTCGCTGGCGGCTCGGTGCCCGCTGGCGCCACGGCATTCCGAACAAAGACATGGCGGTGCGTACCGTATGGATGGGATTTGTCGCACCCATTAGCATAAAAGCTTCAATGTATATTGCGGGAGTCTGGTTTAACTATCCAATTAATCTTTCGAATTTTTTCGGCTCCGGTACAATCATTTTCTCAATAATAGATATACAAAGTCTGATTTGCGCAGCGCTCATTTTTACCATGATTATCTATTATCCGTTACGGATGATAATCAATCCGCAATTCGCACGTGCATTCTGGTATCGCAGCATTCGCCCTTTTTTATCGGCGAAAAATCGCTTATTTATGTTTAGCTGGTTAAGCATATTAATAACTATCGTTATTGTTTTGTGTGCGCCTTTTAAAGCTGACTATATTGCGGGTTATCTGGTGCCGGTTATTTTCATTATTTTTACGCTGGGTATCAGCAGGTTAAGTTATTCATTTATTACTCTTAGCTGGTCTGTTTCGGCTTTTTTGCTGTTGGCCTATAACAACAACTTCCTGCAAGGGGTGAGCTCGGACTACTCGCTGGCATTTGTTATGTCGGTGTTGATCAGCTTTACCATTTGCCTGTTGTATATGACGCAGGTTTACCATCGCAGCGAGTGGCTGAAAAGACGCTGGCAGTTACAGGCAATGAGCGATCCGTTAACCGGCCTGGCGAATCTGCGCGCGCTGGAGAAACAACTGGAGCAACAGCCAAACGATGTGGTGTGTTGCCTGCATATGAAGAATATGGAGTTCCTCAGTAAACACTTCGGCATGATGATGCGCGTGTATGTAAAGCGCAGCGTTGCCCGTCGCCTGCAGCCGTTATTGCAGGAAGGGGAACGTTTTTTTCAGTTGCCAGGGGGCGAGCTGTTACTGTTGCTGAGGGGGCCGGAAACGGCGGGGCGGTTACAGCATATGGTCGATTATCTGAATAGCGGGCGCATCTTCTGGAACAATGTCGGGCTTGATATCGAATTTGGCGCCTCATGGGGCAAATTGCACGCGTGCGGCGAAGATTTGCACCAGACGCTTGGCCAATTAAGCTGGCTGGCCGAGGAGGCCAGTGTGCAGCATCAGGTGCTGGCGCTCACGAACAGCCTGCAAACGGTGACGGACCAGACGACGGATCGCATTTTACTGCTCAATAAGATCAAACGCGCGCTGGATGAAAACGGCATCCAGCTTTACGGCCAGCCAATTGTTGATGCGCACGGGCAGGGGTATCAGGAAATTCTTACCCGCCTTTTCAGCGATGGCGAGATCATGACGCCAGACCAATTTATCCCCGTTATCGCCCAGTTCAATCTCGGAACACGCTTCGATATGCTGGTAATTGAACGCCTGCTGCAATGGATGCAGCGGCACCCACAAACCGGCCCGTATGCGCGATTTTCCGTGAATCTGATGCCGATGACGCTGATGCAAAAAGCCTTTGCTCCGCAGTTTCTGGCGTTATTTGAGCGTTATGCGATAGCGCCGCAGACGGTGATTATCGAAATCACCGAAGAGCAGGCCTTTTCCAATTCCGAAGTCAGCATTCTTAACATCCAGCAATTGCGCCAGGCAGGGTTCAAAATTGCTATCGACGATTTCGGTACCGGTTATGCCAACTTTGAGCGCCTGAAACGTTTGCAGGCGGATATCATCAAGATCGATGGCTGCTTTGTGCGGGATATTCTCCAGGATCGGCAGGATGTGATGATTGTGAAAGCGATTTGCGAACTGGCGAAAGCAAAATCTCTTACCGTTGTGGCGGAGTATGTGGAAAACGAAGCGCAACGCGAACTGCTGCTGGAGGCGGGAGTGGATTATCTGCAAGGATATTTATTTGGCAAGCCGCAGCCGTTGGCTGAGAACGAATAA
- a CDS encoding NupC/NupG family nucleoside CNT transporter, whose amino-acid sequence MSRVLHFVLALAVVALLALLFSSDRKKVRIRFVIQLLVIEVLLAWFFLNSDIGLGFVKGFSEMFEKLLGFANEGTNFVFGKMNDEGLAFFFLKVLCPIVFISALIGILQHIRVLPIIIRAIGTVLSKVNGMGKLESFNAVSSLILGQSENFIAYKDILGKMSRNRMYTMAATAMSTVSMSIVGAYMTMLQPKYVVAALVLNMFSTFIVLSLINPYRVEESEENLQMAKLHEGQSFFEMLGEYILAGFKVAIIVAAMLIGFIALISGLNALFAAIFGISFQGILGYIFYPIAWVLGVPAHEALQVASIMATKLVSNEFVAMMDLQKIAANLSPRSEGILSVFLVSFANFSSIGIIAGAIKGLNEEQGNVVSRFGLKLVYGSTLVSVLSAAIAALVI is encoded by the coding sequence ATGTCCCGCGTTCTGCACTTTGTCCTGGCGCTTGCTGTTGTGGCGCTGCTTGCCCTGCTTTTCAGCAGCGATCGCAAGAAGGTCCGCATTCGTTTTGTTATTCAACTGCTGGTGATTGAAGTTTTACTGGCCTGGTTCTTCCTGAACTCTGATATTGGCCTTGGCTTCGTGAAAGGCTTCTCCGAAATGTTTGAAAAACTGCTCGGTTTTGCCAACGAAGGTACTAACTTCGTCTTCGGTAAAATGAATGACGAAGGTCTGGCGTTCTTCTTCCTGAAAGTGCTGTGTCCGATCGTCTTTATTTCCGCCTTGATCGGTATTCTGCAACACATTCGTGTGCTGCCAATCATTATTCGCGCCATCGGGACGGTGCTTTCCAAAGTTAACGGCATGGGCAAACTGGAGTCCTTTAACGCCGTCAGCTCCCTGATTCTGGGTCAGTCCGAAAACTTTATCGCCTATAAAGATATCCTCGGCAAAATGTCACGCAACCGCATGTACACCATGGCCGCGACAGCAATGTCTACGGTTTCCATGTCCATCGTCGGCGCGTACATGACCATGCTCCAGCCGAAATATGTGGTAGCGGCGCTGGTACTGAACATGTTCAGCACCTTTATTGTTCTGTCGTTGATCAACCCGTACCGTGTTGAAGAGAGCGAAGAAAACCTGCAGATGGCAAAACTGCACGAAGGTCAGAGCTTCTTCGAAATGCTGGGTGAATACATTCTGGCAGGCTTTAAAGTGGCGATTATCGTGGCGGCAATGTTGATCGGCTTTATCGCGCTGATCTCCGGCCTGAACGCGCTGTTTGCTGCTATTTTCGGCATCTCCTTCCAGGGCATTCTCGGTTACATCTTCTATCCGATCGCCTGGGTTCTGGGTGTGCCGGCGCACGAAGCGCTGCAGGTCGCCAGCATTATGGCAACCAAACTGGTGTCTAACGAATTCGTGGCAATGATGGATCTGCAAAAAATCGCAGCGAATCTCTCCCCGCGCTCTGAAGGCATCCTGTCGGTATTCCTCGTTTCCTTCGCAAACTTCTCCTCTATCGGCATTATCGCAGGCGCGATCAAAGGCCTGAATGAAGAGCAAGGCAACGTCGTTTCCCGCTTTGGTTTGAAGCTGGTGTACGGCTCAACGCTGGTCAGCGTGCTCTCTGCGGCCATCGCCGCGCTGGTTATCTGA
- a CDS encoding Nramp family divalent metal transporter, whose product MNNSRVESSSGRAARKLKLALMGPAFIAAIGYIDPGNFATNIQAGASFGYQLLWVVVWANIMAMLIQLLSAKLGIATGKNLAEQIRDHYPRPLVWFYWVQAEIIAMATDLAEFIGAAIGFKLILGVSLLQGAVLTGIATFLILMLQRRGQKPLEKVIGGLLLFVAAAYIVELAFSQPKLAQLAQGIVIPSLPGTDAVFLAAGVLGATIMPHVIYLHSSLTQHLHQGTQRERYSATKWDVGIAMTIAGFVNLAMMATAAAAFHFNGHTGVADLDQAYLTLEPLLSHAAATIFGLSLVAAGLSSTVVGTLAGQVVMQGFVRFHIPLWVRRSITMMPSFIVIWLGLDPTRILVMSQVLLSFGIALALVPLLVFTSDRKLMGGLVNSPLVKRTGWLIVVLVVSLNGWLLIGTLADL is encoded by the coding sequence ATGAACAATAGTCGCGTTGAGAGTAGCAGTGGGCGTGCAGCGCGCAAGTTAAAGCTGGCGTTAATGGGGCCTGCGTTTATTGCCGCGATTGGCTACATCGATCCGGGGAATTTCGCCACCAATATCCAGGCAGGAGCCAGCTTTGGCTACCAGCTGCTGTGGGTTGTCGTGTGGGCCAACATCATGGCGATGTTGATCCAGCTACTGTCTGCCAAACTCGGTATCGCTACCGGAAAAAATCTCGCCGAGCAGATCCGCGATCACTATCCGCGTCCGCTGGTGTGGTTTTACTGGGTTCAGGCGGAAATCATCGCCATGGCGACCGATCTGGCTGAATTTATTGGTGCCGCGATTGGCTTCAAATTGATCCTTGGCGTTTCACTGCTGCAAGGCGCAGTCCTCACCGGTATTGCAACATTCCTTATTTTGATGCTGCAACGTCGCGGGCAAAAACCGCTCGAGAAAGTTATTGGCGGGCTGCTGCTGTTTGTGGCAGCGGCATATATTGTTGAGTTGGCCTTTTCTCAGCCGAAGTTGGCGCAACTGGCGCAAGGCATTGTCATCCCCAGCTTGCCGGGAACTGACGCCGTGTTCCTTGCTGCTGGTGTGCTGGGCGCAACCATCATGCCACACGTGATTTACCTGCACTCGTCGCTGACGCAGCATCTGCATCAGGGCACGCAGCGCGAGCGCTACTCGGCGACAAAATGGGATGTAGGCATTGCCATGACCATTGCCGGCTTTGTTAATCTGGCGATGATGGCGACGGCTGCGGCGGCGTTTCATTTTAACGGACATACCGGCGTGGCCGATCTCGATCAGGCTTATCTGACGCTGGAACCGCTTTTAAGCCATGCAGCGGCAACCATTTTTGGGCTGAGCCTGGTGGCGGCTGGTCTCTCTTCCACCGTGGTGGGGACCCTGGCGGGGCAGGTGGTGATGCAGGGGTTTGTTCGCTTTCACATTCCGCTGTGGGTGCGCCGCAGCATTACTATGATGCCGTCGTTTATCGTTATCTGGCTGGGGCTGGATCCGACCCGTATCCTGGTGATGAGCCAGGTGCTGTTGAGCTTCGGCATTGCACTGGCGCTGGTGCCGTTACTGGTCTTTACCAGCGACCGAAAATTGATGGGCGGG